The Candidatus Uhrbacteria bacterium genomic interval CGTAGTTTCGTTACCGTTTAATGTCAGGATGCCGTCATTGCTGAACGTCCCATTAACAGTAAGATTGTTTCCCGAGAGACCAAATGTGGCACCGGAGGCAATGGTAAAGTTATTCACGGTTTCACCGGAAGCATGCATATTGAAGGTCGCCGCCCCCGTGACGGAAAGATTAGAGTATCCATAATCCTTCACGGTATAGGAACCGACCGTGCCGCCGTATTCAACAGTACTTCCCGCCTGAATCGTCGTCGGGGTAGTAGGTGATTCGCTTCCGACCAATTTAAATGTTCCTGCGTCGTTCGCCGTACATCCATTCGCCGCCGCTCCACCGCAGAGAACAAATGTCCCACCGGCCCCACTCACGGTCAATGTCTGCCCATTGATATCAAAAGTTCCGTTTCGGACAAGGAGATCTTGGCTTGCAGCATCCAATACAAACGCTGAGTCCAGATTTGCTTCTCCCCCTGTCTTGTTGACTGTCACATCTCCATCCCAAGCACCGGTAAAGTCTGTGAGATCTATTGACTGCGTAGCAGAACCGCCAAGGGAGAGCGTCGCGGTACAGTTACACCCTACATCAACATCTACATCTCCTTGAGCTATCACTATCCCCGTGTTCAAAGCTCCGGCAGTGACCGTCAAAGCACCGGTCACCACAATCGTATCACCCGAGGTAACCGTCACTGCATTGCCATTCACAGGGTTCACGGTAAAACTTCCAAATGTCTCTGACGTATTCACATCAAGCGAAGCAACATTATTCGCCCTCATCACCCATGTTCCGCTTCCATGCGTAAAAGTTCCTGCCCCCGTGTGCACAAAATTATCCTTAAATGTCGTGGTCCCGGATGTTGCGGTGTATGTGCCTCCTGATATGGTAAAGGACTCCACATTCGCAGAATCGCCCTGAGTTATCGTGGCCGTACCACCATTAAACGCCCCGCTCGAAATCGTAAACGCGCCTAATATTGTCAGAGTCGCGGAGTTGGTATTCAGTGTGCCACCGGAAACGGTCACCGCACCGGTAAATGTATCGCTCGTGCCTGTGTTCAGATTAAGTGTCCCTCCTGCTGGAATGCTCGTCGTGGTATCAACTGTGAGGTTGACGGCATTCATGCTGATGGTGCCACTCGTTATCGTCAGCGAGTTATCAAATGTCAGTGTTCCAGTGCCGCTCACACTGACCGTCGCACCATTATTCAAATTGAAGTTCGGCAGTTTTGCACCTGCGGCAATCGACGCGGTACCCCCGGTCGTTACATTCACCGTGGCTGTCCCACCGCCCGTAAACCCAGCCGCAACCGACACCCCTCCCTGTGTCTCGACTGTCCCTGTATTGATGCCTCCCTTCGTGAGAGTGAGCACGCCAGTCGCAACAATGGTATCACCAGAAGCGACCGTTATCATGTCACCATTGCTCATGTTGAATTCCACATCCTCGAAGGTAAACGATGTGCTCACATCAATGACTCCACCACTTGAAGGGTTACGAAAAACCCAGTCGGCTGTGTTGACGTTAAGGGTCCCACCGGCTGTATGGTTCAACCCTCCTACTTTCGTTTCGTCGCCTGTACCCGCGCCTCCCGTGGCCGCCGTGAATACTCCACTCGCTCCAATCGTGAGTGTGGTATCAATGGTTACGAATGAAGCAGCACTCGCATCAAGAGTTCCCTGCGTCACCGTTACATTCCCGCCCGTATTGGAAGGAACTTCGAGCTGAACGCCGGTCGAAACGGTTACCGTGCCCGTGTACCCCGTTTGCATATCAATATTCCCGGGACCCCAATTTGCGCTCACTGTTGCGTTGTTATCACAATCATTCGCAAAAACCGCCGTGTCTTGCCAAGTGGGAGTGGTTGTATCACCACTCGTTCCGCACGCAGCCGCAGCAGAATGCCAAACATTGGAGGCATTAATGTTTGCGCCAGCCCCACCCACCCAGTATTTGGTTGCGGCGAACGCGTCGTGTGGTGCGAAAAATACAAATCCAACTACCAAAAAACCGGTGGCAGAAAGAATATGGCGCAGTTTCATAAAATGCCGAACGGCAAGAGGATTTTATCCTGTTTTTGCTCCTCGCACAACACCAGTTATCCGCAAAACTCAAAAGCGGGGCATATTAACACCGATTGCTTTACTTCAGATGCCTTGCAAATGCCTTAGCAAACGCTCGAAGTTCCTTTGGAGCGATCTGGAGGGCGTCGTATACACGTCTTGGATCCACTATTTCATAGGCATGGATCAGGAGGTTCCGAAAGCCCGTCATCTGAAGATTGCGGTCGGTCAAGCTCTTTGACACAAGTTTAGTACGACCCAGTTGGATAAGGATATCCTTGTAGGAAGCTCCGGCCTTCCCCGCTTTTTCGACCAACAGATGATTCCCGACGTCCGTTATGATCTCGATCCCAAGGATAAAGAATCGCTCCGCTGCCGCTTGAAG includes:
- a CDS encoding DUF86 domain-containing protein produces the protein MSSVDQKSVAQKLIRLEEVIRKLEEIARTPEEAFLEDDILQAAAERFFILGIEIITDVGNHLLVEKAGKAGASYKDILIQLGRTKLVSKSLTDRNLQMTGFRNLLIHAYEIVDPRRVYDALQIAPKELRAFAKAFARHLK